The DNA region CCTTCGAAGTCCTCGGCCACCTGATCAGCATCCAAGCCCTCAGTGCCACAGCGGACTTCGACACCGCGGACGTCCACGTTCGAGCTGTCGACGCCCTCGCCGACCGTTACGGCCTACCCCTCGTCCCCTTCTTCACCCACTGGTACGCAGCGATGCGCACCTCACTCTCGGCCCCGTTCGACGAAGCCGATGCCGCGTACCGATCGGCCGCCACCGCGCACCCGGGCACGGCGATGCCCGGGCTGCATACCGGTTTGCTGCCATTGGCCCTGCTCTGCCTGCGCCTGCGGCACGCCGAACCGCTCGCTGTCGATCCGCGCACCGACTGGGGCGCACACGAACCATGGGTCCGTCCCGTCATCCTGCTCGATCAAGGCGATCCCGAAGCCGCTCGCTCGGCCCTGCTCGCCCTCCCGGACCCACCACCCGACCTGCTATTCGAACTCCGCCTGGCACTGCTGGCGCACGCCGCCCTCACGCTGAACGAACGCCGACTCCTGGACCGCCTGCGGGAGCGACTGTCGCCCGCCGCAGCCGAACTAGCGGGTGCGGGTACGGGCCTGCTGACCCTGGGCCCGGTGTCCGACTACCTGGCCCGGCTCCGCGACGCCCTGTCGTAGCAGGTTGCTGTTCGTAACCTCGCCCGGTGTGAGGGCATCCGCGAGGGCGGTCAGCACGGGCGCGCAGCCGGTATCGAGGGTGAGGGCTGCGAGGTCGTGGGCGCGGGTGTGGCCGCGGTTGAGGATGATGACCGGGCGGCCGGATTTGGCGGTGTGGCGGGCGAAACGCAGGCCCGACATGACGGTCAGGGAGGAGCCGACGACCAGGAGGGCGTCGGCGGCGTCGACCAGGTCGAAGGCGGCGGCGACGCGGGGTTTGGGGACGGACTCGCCGAAGTAGACGATGTCGGGTTTGAGGAGGCCGCCGCAGGAATCGCAGTCGACCATGCGGAAGGCGGCGGTGTCGGCGATGACCGCGTCGGCGTCGGGGGCGACCTCGAGGCCGTCGAGCGGAACCGATTCGGCGAAGCCGGGATTGGCGGCTTCCAGGCGGTCGGCCAGGGCCATGCGGGAGGTGAGGGTTTCGCAGGTCAGGCAGCGGACGCGGGCGTAGACGCCATGCAGGTCGATCACCCGGCGCTGGCCGGCCTTGGTGTGCAGCAGGTCCACGTTCTGGGTGAGCAGGCCGGTGACGATGCCCGCGCGTTCCAGGCGGGCCAGTGCGCGATGCGACGGATTCGGGCGGGCCGCGTCCATGCGCCGCCAGCCGATGTGATTGCGCGCCCAATAGCGTTGGCGGAACGCCGGATCGCCGACGAACTGCTGATAGGTCATCGGTGTGCGGGGCGGGGCGCCGGGGCTGCGGTAGTCGGGGATGCCGCTGTCGGTGGAGATGCCCCGCCGGTGAGCACCACGACCCGGCGGCCGGCGACCAGGTTCAGCAGCCGATCGAGCTGCTGCGCGGAACCGGAATCGGGCATGCGGCCAGCCTACGACCCGGCCGCGACGTGCCGCCGGTCACCTCATGTCACGCCCGCGGGGGCTACGGCGTCATCAAGGCAGGACGCCACCGCAGCGGCGGCGCGAGACGAAGGAGATGGTCATCATGGCGAAGACGGTTCTGGTCACCGGCGGCACGGGCACCCTGGGCACCCTGGTCACTCCGCTGCTGCGGCAGGCCGGATTGCGGGTGCGGGTGCTCAGCCGCGCCGCCCGGGAGGCGACCGACGGCATCGAGTTCGTGGCCGGGGACCTGCAGACCGGCGCGGGCATCGCCGAGGCGGTGCGCGGCGTCGACACCGTGCTGCACCTGGCGGGCACGAACAAGGGCGACGGCGAGAAGGCCCGCGTGCTGGTGGACGCGATCAATGCCGCCGGGCTGTTCCCGCACCTGGTCTACATCTCGGTGGTCGGCGCCGAGCGGGTCCCGGTGGAGAGCGCGATCGACCGGCAGGTGATGGCCTACATGGCCTCCAAGCGCGATGCCGAACTGGTAGTGGAGAATTCGGGCCTGCCGTGGACCACGCTGCGCGCCACCCAATTCCACGACCTGCTGTTCACCATGGTGTCGGCGCTGGCGAAGATGCCGGTGGTGCCCGCCTTCGACTTCCGCTTCCAGCCCATCGAAACCGCCGAGGTGGCAGCACGCTTGGTGGAACTGGTGCAGGGTGAGCCCGCGGGGCTGGTCGAGGAGATCGGCGGCCCGCGCATCTACACCATGAAGGAACTCGAGCGCAGCTACCTGGAAGCCACCGGACGCCGCCGTCCCGTGTTCACCCTGAAGGCCCCGGGCAAGGCGGCCCGCGTGTACGCGGCGGGCGGCAACCTCACCCCCGACCACGCCGTGGGCGAGCGCACCTGGGAGGACTTCCTGGCCGCCAAGCTCGCCGCGGCGGCCGCGTGAGGAACGCGAAAACCGGTGTCAGCGCGGTCCGTTGGTATTGAGGTACACCACCGGACCGTCGCCGAACCGGCCGTGCGCGTTCATGTCCAGCAGCGCGGCCATGGCCTTGGCGGTGTACACCGGCTCCAGGGTCATGTGCTCTCGATCGGCCGAGAGGGCCTGCGCGGTAGCGGCTTCCGGCATCGGATAGCCGTAGCCCGGGCCCAGATACTCGGTGACGATATCCAGATTGCCGGTGGGGGAGATGTTTTCGGGGATGGCCGCGCCGCGCGATCGGAGCAGTTCGGCGCAGCGGCCCGCCAGGGTGGTCAGCGTCGGTTCATCAAGGCGCAGTGTGTCGTTGACGACCACACCCACCACCCGGGTCTTCAGGCCCGCGAGCCGCAATCCCAGGGACAGTCCCGCCGCGGTCCC from Nocardia tengchongensis includes:
- a CDS encoding SDR family oxidoreductase; this translates as MAKTVLVTGGTGTLGTLVTPLLRQAGLRVRVLSRAAREATDGIEFVAGDLQTGAGIAEAVRGVDTVLHLAGTNKGDGEKARVLVDAINAAGLFPHLVYISVVGAERVPVESAIDRQVMAYMASKRDAELVVENSGLPWTTLRATQFHDLLFTMVSALAKMPVVPAFDFRFQPIETAEVAARLVELVQGEPAGLVEEIGGPRIYTMKELERSYLEATGRRRPVFTLKAPGKAARVYAAGGNLTPDHAVGERTWEDFLAAKLAAAAA